The Siansivirga zeaxanthinifaciens CC-SAMT-1 region AGCTACTTCAAAAGCTTTTCGAATTAATTTTTTATCGTCGTCTGTTAATGTGGTATAACTTACTTTTAATAATTCTTTGTAGGCTTTGGTAATGGCTGCGTTTTCTTTTTCTATTTCTTCCTCTGTCATAATTTAAAAGTAGCATAAAGTAATTTAACAAACAACAGGCATTTTTATTTTTATCTTAGATTTAAGAATTTAAAAAATTTACTAATTGTGTTACCGCTTTACCACGATGGCCAATCTCATTTTTTAAATCTAAGTCCATTTCTGCAAATGTTTGGTCGTATCCATTTGGTTTAAAAATAGGGTCGTAACCAAAACCTTTGTCACCTTTTTTGGTTTTGGTAATTTCTCCAAGACAAATTCCGGTAAAGGTTGTTAGGGTTCCATTTAAATGTAATGCGATTACGGTTTTAAATTGGGCAGCTCTGTTATTGACTGTTTCTAAGTTTTTTAGCAGCTTAGTCATGTTATCTTGAGCGTTGCGCTGCTCACCGGCATATCTGGCTGAATAAACGCCGGGTGCTCCATTTAAAAATTCAACCTCGAGCCCGGTATCATCGGCAAAACAATCGTAACCATAATTTGTTTTTATATATTCTGCTTTTTGAATAGCGTTACCTTCAATGGTGTTTTTAGTTTCTGGAACATCCTCAAAACAACCAATATCTTGTAAGCTTAAAATTTCAATATTCGAGGAAATTAAAGATTGAACTTCTTTAATTTTATTTAAGTTATTGGTCGCAAATACCAGTTTCATTAGCTTCAAATTATAAAATTCAAAAGTAGAATT contains the following coding sequences:
- a CDS encoding non-canonical purine NTP diphosphatase yields the protein MKLVFATNNLNKIKEVQSLISSNIEILSLQDIGCFEDVPETKNTIEGNAIQKAEYIKTNYGYDCFADDTGLEVEFLNGAPGVYSARYAGEQRNAQDNMTKLLKNLETVNNRAAQFKTVIALHLNGTLTTFTGICLGEITKTKKGDKGFGYDPIFKPNGYDQTFAEMDLDLKNEIGHRGKAVTQLVNFLNS